GCAGCAGTACGTCCGGGCGGGTGAGCAGGGCGCGGGCGATAGCGAGGCGCTGCCGCTGCCCGCCGGACAGACCGATACCGGCCTCACCTAGGTGGGTGTCCAGGCCGTCCGGCAGAGCGCTGACGACGTCAGCGAGGTGGGCCGCAGCGATTACTTCGTCGATGTCCGCGGCAGTGGCCTCAGGGCGAGCGTAGGTGAGGTTCTCCCTGATGGTCCCGCGCATCAGGGGAGCGTCCTGCTCGACAAGGCCGATTCGGGACCGTAGCTCGTCCAGGCGCAGAGCACCTATGTCCGTGCCGGCCAGGCGGACCGTGCCTGCGTCGGGCACCTGGAAGCGCTCGATGAGCTGGAACAGGGTGGTCTTGCCTGCCCCGGAAGGACCCACGATCGCGGTTACGCCGGTGCGCGGCAGCGAGAACGACACACCGGTCAGGGCGGGCTCGGTGGTGTCGCTATAGGAGAACGTGACGTCTTTGAACTCGACGGCGGGCGTCTCCGCAACAGGTGTGGAGGCCGGAGCGCCTTCGGTGGACTCAGTCTCGATGCGGGCCAGGTCCTTGACCCGGTCGATGGCCGCCCGGCCCTGCTGGATCTCCCCAAGCGACATGAACAGCATCACCAGTGGGGACACCAGGTAAAAGAGGTACATGATGAACGCGGTGAGATCCTCGATGGGCAGAGCGCCCGTGGCTGTACGGGACATGCCCCAGGCGATGACCACGGCAAGGGACACTTGAGTACCGACGTTCATGGCGGGCATCAGCATCGCCGACAGGCGGGTGACGTGGATACCACTGGCCCGCGCGGCATTAGCCAGTTCTCCGATGCGTTCTGCTTCGCGCTCTTCGGCGCGGGAGGCTTTCACCGTGGTGAGGGCGCCCAGCACTCGTAAGAGCGCCGATCCGTAGTTGCTGGTGTCCTCGCGGTTCGTCACAGCAGCCTTGCGCACGGCTCGCGCCAAACCGAGCCCGATCACCGAGGCAGCTCCGAGGCAGCCGACGGTGGCCAGCAGCATCCGCCAGTCGAGCCATGCCATGACGCCAACGCAGCCGACGACCGTGGATCCGGAGGTGATCATCTGAGATACGGAAGAGGAGAGCGCGACGCGTGCCAAGGACGTGTCGGCGACCGTGCGAGTGAAGACGTCGCCATGTTCGAGCCGGTTGAAGGCGCGGATACGGGAGTGCAGCAGACGCCCGGTGAGGGTGCCCCGCATGTCGAAGACGATGTTCTCGCCGGCTCGCCCGATGAGATAGAAGTGAGTGGCGGCAAGCAGCGCGTCTGCGGCGAAGAGCCCCGCAAGGAGCAGGATCGGCCGCATGGTTGGCTCATCCACGGCTACCGCTTCGATCAAGTCGCCGATGAGTAATGGCTGCAGAAGCGTCGCAGCCGTTCCCAGCAGGCCCAGCAGGATGCCCGAGCCGAGCAACAGCCGATGGCGGCGGACGACGGCAGATACATTCACTGCCTGCTCCTGCCGAAGGCAATCGCGGCAATCGCGGCAATGCTGCCGCCGAAAATAAGGCTCTTGGCCCAACTGGCCCTGGTGATTTCACCGCTCTCGCGAAAGACGGTCAGCATGACCGGCACGGCGACGATGAAGGCGACGACGAACGACACTACTCGATTGGTTGTCACCATGATTCCCTTCCTGGTCGTGGCACGGAGACAGGCGGTTCAGCTCCGCCTCAAATGTCCTTCCGATAGGTAGTGAGGAACATCGGGTACTGGGACGTGTACGGGGACAACTGCCAGTCGGCATACCGGGCTTCGGGAGTGAGCCCGGCCACGACGGCGTAGGCGTCGACCTCATCCGGGGTGGTCAGACGGGCGAGTTCACTTCCCACGCGGGTGGTTCCATCGGCTTCGTACCAGACGTGGGAGCACTGCCAGAGATCAGTTCCAGGAGGGAGGGTCGAGTGCGTCTGGAGTCCCGTGCCAGGCTCTGGATACGGGGTGAACAGGGTTGTTCGCGCGAGGCCCTCGTGCATTGCCTCGACGGCTGGCCGGTTG
The Streptomyces tirandamycinicus DNA segment above includes these coding regions:
- a CDS encoding ABC transporter ATP-binding protein, whose translation is MNVSAVVRRHRLLLGSGILLGLLGTAATLLQPLLIGDLIEAVAVDEPTMRPILLLAGLFAADALLAATHFYLIGRAGENIVFDMRGTLTGRLLHSRIRAFNRLEHGDVFTRTVADTSLARVALSSSVSQMITSGSTVVGCVGVMAWLDWRMLLATVGCLGAASVIGLGLARAVRKAAVTNREDTSNYGSALLRVLGALTTVKASRAEEREAERIGELANAARASGIHVTRLSAMLMPAMNVGTQVSLAVVIAWGMSRTATGALPIEDLTAFIMYLFYLVSPLVMLFMSLGEIQQGRAAIDRVKDLARIETESTEGAPASTPVAETPAVEFKDVTFSYSDTTEPALTGVSFSLPRTGVTAIVGPSGAGKTTLFQLIERFQVPDAGTVRLAGTDIGALRLDELRSRIGLVEQDAPLMRGTIRENLTYARPEATAADIDEVIAAAHLADVVSALPDGLDTHLGEAGIGLSGGQRQRLAIARALLTRPDVLLLDEATSHLDSDSETALREAISAIGARCLVLTIAHRLSTTIGADRILVIEDGKLRATGTHTELMEGDTTYQRLASRQMTPVGGGAR